A genomic segment from Polyangium mundeleinium encodes:
- a CDS encoding RNA recognition motif domain-containing protein — protein sequence MSKRLYVGNLAFHSTEESVRSAFQSAGVEVVGVQVMTDRVTGQSRGFGFVDVAGDKEAQAAIDALHGKSLDGRTLTVNEARERTPGGGGGGGGGFRGGGGGGMGGGGGGGGGYGGGGGGGGRGGGGGGRGGDRRGGRGGGGGGRDRGRGDRGDRW from the coding sequence ATGAGCAAGCGACTGTACGTGGGCAATTTGGCCTTCCACTCCACCGAGGAGAGCGTCCGCAGCGCTTTCCAGAGTGCCGGTGTGGAGGTCGTCGGTGTCCAGGTCATGACCGATCGGGTGACGGGGCAATCGCGCGGGTTCGGTTTCGTGGACGTGGCGGGCGACAAGGAAGCGCAGGCGGCCATCGACGCGCTTCATGGCAAGAGCCTGGACGGGCGCACCCTGACCGTGAACGAGGCGCGTGAGCGCACGCCGGGCGGCGGCGGCGGTGGTGGTGGTGGCTTCCGCGGCGGTGGCGGCGGCGGCATGGGCGGCGGTGGCGGCGGCGGCGGTGGCTACGGCGGTGGCGGCGGCGGCGGCGGTCGTGGTGGTGGCGGCGGCGGTCGCGGCGGCGATCGGCGCGGCGGTCGCGGCGGCGGCGGCGGCGGTCGGGATCGCGGTCGCGGCGATCGCGGCGATCGCTGGTAG